From a region of the Paenarthrobacter aurescens TC1 genome:
- a CDS encoding D-isomer specific 2-hydroxyacid dehydrogenase family protein (identified by match to protein family HMM PF00389; match to protein family HMM PF02826), with translation MTEIYISDVIHEDVLADIRKNAIVHVGYGPDKVNYLDISENIDGVILRAETFTREMIEASPRLKIIARHGVGTDNVDIPAASEHSVWVTSTPGSNSNAVAEHVFSLLLSLTRRIIPAANRVLAGTWAEGRGDLVGFELSGRTLGIVGFGAIGKRVATIANGFGMRVLASDPIATAADAEAAGAVLVELDTLYDGADIITLHAPLLSGTRHMISPRELAMMKPSAIIINTSRGGLIDEDALVTALTNGTLAGAALDVLEAESIDMKDPLTHNSVPLHEVPNLLVTPHIAGQTQEAFQEAGTRSWSEVRAVLAGTTPAFPVNANDLRKVPA, from the coding sequence GTGACCGAAATCTACATCTCCGACGTCATCCACGAGGACGTCCTGGCAGACATCCGCAAGAACGCCATCGTGCACGTCGGCTACGGCCCCGACAAGGTCAACTACCTCGACATCAGCGAGAACATTGACGGAGTCATCCTGCGGGCGGAAACCTTCACCCGCGAAATGATTGAAGCCTCCCCCCGCCTGAAGATCATTGCCCGGCACGGGGTCGGCACCGACAACGTCGACATCCCGGCAGCATCAGAGCATAGTGTCTGGGTCACCAGCACCCCGGGCTCGAACAGCAACGCCGTCGCCGAACACGTCTTCTCCCTCCTGCTCTCCCTGACCCGCCGAATCATCCCGGCCGCGAACCGTGTCCTGGCCGGCACCTGGGCCGAGGGCCGCGGCGACCTGGTCGGTTTCGAACTCTCCGGCCGCACACTCGGGATCGTGGGCTTCGGAGCCATCGGCAAACGCGTCGCCACCATTGCTAATGGCTTCGGGATGCGGGTCCTAGCCTCCGACCCCATCGCCACGGCAGCCGATGCCGAAGCCGCGGGCGCCGTCCTGGTCGAACTTGACACCCTGTATGACGGGGCGGACATCATCACCCTGCACGCCCCGCTGCTGTCCGGCACCCGCCACATGATCTCCCCCCGCGAACTGGCCATGATGAAACCCAGCGCCATCATCATCAACACCTCCCGCGGCGGCCTGATCGATGAGGACGCACTGGTCACGGCCCTTACCAACGGCACCCTCGCCGGCGCGGCCCTTGACGTCCTCGAAGCCGAAAGCATCGACATGAAGGACCCGCTCACCCACAACAGCGTGCCGCTGCACGAAGTACCCAACCTGCTCGTCACCCCCCACATCGCAGGCCAGACCCAGGAAGCATTCCAGGAAGCCGGCACCCGCTCGTGGTCAGAAGTACGCGCCGTCCTGGCGGGAACAACTCCGGCGTTCCCGGTCAACGCCAACGACCTCCGTAAAGTCCCCGCCTGA
- a CDS encoding aldehyde dehydrogenase domain protein, producing the protein MYPTTLVADIDDDNPLVVEEQFGPALPIIRYSTVDEAVAMTNGLEVGLGASVWSSDLKAAREVAARIQAGTVWINKHGAVDPRVPFGGAKQSGYGLEFGVEGLKSLGVPQVING; encoded by the coding sequence GTGTACCCCACGACACTGGTGGCCGACATCGACGACGACAATCCCTTGGTTGTGGAGGAACAGTTCGGGCCCGCCCTGCCGATCATTCGCTACAGCACAGTGGACGAGGCAGTCGCCATGACCAACGGACTTGAGGTGGGTTTGGGAGCCTCAGTCTGGTCTTCGGACCTGAAGGCTGCCCGCGAAGTTGCAGCAAGGATTCAGGCCGGCACAGTGTGGATCAACAAACACGGAGCCGTCGACCCCCGGGTTCCCTTCGGCGGCGCCAAACAATCCGGCTACGGCCTGGAATTCGGTGTCGAGGGCCTCAAATCCCTCGGCGTCCCCCAAGTCATCAACGGCTGA
- a CDS encoding putative transcriptional regulator, IclR family (identified by match to protein family HMM PF01614), with translation MPVFHATVKRSHWGRATHGEGQRKPWDTANMAQLDQSAQRDGSKEVVAVLEAVIGRTGYGWGVRELAEELNASRSTVNRILSRLVEERLVSRDVSGAYIIGPRLKVLSAALQEGHPLFVEGTRILARLSRASGATALMAVETGNPEQCFVLASVEPDAPVRYTLPPGTNLPTHAGALGLAILTRRGTAGLPEELKKYTEASMDSRTRIENALQSYSTVGAVVSIGQHIPDAAGIGVPFTVNDRLFGSLSLSRPRNEFKESDIEAGAALLSQAARELESLTERAGSRNKGQVLPEAESSALIQRITAIITAFCSEPMAELSLQDLSGLWGTRSVATRRLAESAREVGLMTTLDNGAWTAGPTLLRWSASLGSGHDLPQLVDEDLRGLSGQTGETTTLALYDTDTEVAHIGRTIAGARNVRYVLEEGEKIPLTAGAAGKAILAHLPEHLSARIGKEAGVSEQELELIRSQGWAATDSERVPDAHGIAAPFFVNGIIRGSVTVTVPNHRVAGTPPTELTSAVVSTAHRLSRLLTVKSARLPADHEGKPGELESEPDAVFAAAQ, from the coding sequence ATGCCTGTGTTCCACGCCACTGTCAAGCGGTCGCATTGGGGCAGGGCCACTCATGGAGAAGGGCAGCGGAAGCCGTGGGATACTGCAAATATGGCGCAACTGGACCAGTCGGCACAGCGGGACGGCTCTAAAGAGGTCGTTGCCGTCCTTGAGGCTGTTATCGGCCGTACAGGCTACGGATGGGGCGTGCGGGAGCTGGCCGAGGAATTGAATGCCAGCCGAAGCACCGTCAACCGGATTCTCAGCCGGCTCGTTGAGGAACGCCTGGTGTCCAGGGACGTCAGTGGCGCCTATATCATCGGACCGCGGCTGAAGGTTTTGTCCGCAGCCTTGCAGGAAGGCCATCCGCTCTTTGTCGAGGGGACGAGGATTCTTGCGCGCTTGAGCCGGGCGTCCGGGGCGACAGCGCTGATGGCCGTCGAAACCGGCAACCCGGAGCAGTGCTTCGTCCTGGCCTCCGTGGAACCTGACGCGCCGGTACGGTACACGCTTCCGCCAGGTACAAACCTGCCAACCCATGCCGGTGCCCTTGGGTTAGCTATCCTTACCCGCCGCGGAACGGCAGGACTGCCCGAAGAACTGAAGAAGTACACCGAAGCCTCCATGGACAGCAGGACACGTATTGAGAATGCGCTGCAGAGCTACTCCACCGTGGGCGCAGTCGTCAGTATTGGCCAGCACATTCCCGACGCCGCCGGCATTGGCGTGCCGTTCACCGTCAACGACAGGCTGTTCGGGTCCCTGTCGCTGTCCCGGCCGCGGAACGAATTCAAGGAATCAGACATCGAAGCCGGCGCCGCGCTGCTCAGCCAAGCTGCCCGGGAACTCGAGTCCCTCACCGAGCGCGCCGGCAGCAGGAACAAGGGGCAGGTCCTGCCTGAAGCCGAATCGTCCGCACTCATTCAACGGATCACGGCCATCATCACGGCGTTCTGTTCCGAGCCGATGGCCGAGCTGTCGCTGCAGGACCTTTCGGGTTTGTGGGGAACCCGGTCGGTTGCTACCCGCCGTCTTGCGGAATCAGCCCGCGAGGTGGGGCTGATGACCACGCTGGACAACGGAGCCTGGACGGCCGGCCCGACGCTGCTGCGCTGGTCGGCCTCGCTCGGCTCCGGCCACGACCTTCCGCAACTGGTGGACGAGGATCTGCGCGGACTCAGCGGACAAACGGGCGAAACCACCACCCTGGCCCTCTACGACACGGACACCGAAGTTGCCCACATCGGACGAACAATCGCCGGGGCCCGGAATGTCCGGTACGTCCTGGAAGAAGGCGAAAAAATTCCATTGACCGCCGGAGCTGCGGGCAAAGCCATCCTCGCCCACCTGCCCGAACACCTAAGCGCCAGGATAGGCAAAGAAGCCGGAGTTTCAGAACAAGAGCTTGAGCTTATCCGCTCCCAGGGCTGGGCTGCCACTGACAGTGAACGAGTCCCTGACGCCCACGGCATCGCCGCACCATTCTTCGTCAACGGCATCATTCGAGGGTCCGTCACCGTCACAGTCCCCAACCACCGTGTAGCCGGAACCCCACCAACAGAGCTCACCAGCGCCGTAGTCTCCACAGCCCACCGGCTCTCACGCCTGCTCACCGTCAAAAGCGCAAGGCTCCCTGCCGACCATGAAGGCAAACCCGGAGAGCTGGAATCTGAACCCGACGCCGTCTTCGCTGCCGCGCAATAA
- the proP gene encoding proline-betaine transporter (identified by match to protein family HMM PF00083; match to protein family HMM PF07690): MTIPTLAVPDAARRTKAKKATGVAAFGTFIEYYDFSVYGYVAATLAIVFFPGDDPVIGLLNTLLVFGSAFIVRPLGAVFFGRLGDRKGRRTSLIASITCMGIAATLTGLLPGYAQIGVLAPILLVLLRMLQGFSTGGEIGGAAAYIHEWAAPNRRSLFVSLIPSVAQLGKGLAAGLAALAAAMMPAADLAAWGWRIPFLLALPLGILCLVMRLKVEDSPEFQAINKTTEGTSKAPFKEVLTKYPKALAKVTSISLVQNLGTYIGTVFVAVYFSEVLGFTKGESSTIVLLAVLFAALLIPMAGQLGSRIGSKKVLLWSYVAYVAITIPSFAMMNQGSFVLALLGLGMGIIPYALCQAGTYGAMLEFYPTRVRHTGVAFGHSVGAVIGGGAGPYLATWLIDLTGNTFVPAFILVGAGALGLLVVGLTVRANSDPSSHLYR; the protein is encoded by the coding sequence ATGACCATCCCCACACTGGCAGTCCCGGACGCCGCACGACGCACCAAAGCCAAGAAGGCCACCGGCGTAGCCGCCTTCGGCACCTTCATCGAGTACTACGACTTCAGCGTCTACGGCTACGTCGCCGCGACGCTCGCAATCGTCTTCTTCCCCGGCGACGATCCTGTCATCGGACTGCTGAACACCCTGTTGGTATTCGGCTCCGCGTTCATCGTTCGCCCGCTCGGTGCGGTCTTTTTCGGCCGCCTGGGCGACCGTAAAGGCCGCCGGACCAGCCTGATCGCGAGCATCACCTGCATGGGTATCGCCGCGACCCTGACCGGGCTCCTGCCGGGCTACGCGCAGATTGGCGTGCTCGCACCGATCCTGCTGGTGCTGCTGCGCATGCTGCAGGGCTTCTCCACCGGCGGGGAAATCGGCGGCGCAGCCGCGTACATCCACGAATGGGCTGCACCGAACCGCCGCTCCCTCTTCGTCTCGCTGATCCCGTCCGTCGCCCAGCTCGGCAAGGGCCTCGCCGCCGGCCTGGCCGCCCTGGCCGCGGCAATGATGCCCGCCGCCGATCTTGCAGCGTGGGGTTGGCGCATCCCGTTCCTCCTCGCCCTGCCCCTGGGCATCCTGTGCCTGGTCATGCGCCTGAAGGTCGAAGACAGCCCGGAGTTCCAGGCCATCAACAAAACCACTGAAGGTACCTCCAAGGCTCCGTTCAAGGAAGTCCTGACCAAATACCCCAAGGCACTGGCCAAGGTCACCTCCATCTCCCTCGTGCAGAACCTCGGAACCTACATCGGCACCGTGTTCGTCGCCGTCTACTTCAGCGAAGTCCTCGGCTTCACCAAGGGCGAATCCTCCACCATCGTTCTCCTCGCAGTCCTTTTCGCGGCACTCCTGATCCCCATGGCTGGCCAGCTCGGCAGCCGCATCGGCAGCAAAAAGGTCCTGCTCTGGTCCTACGTTGCCTACGTCGCCATCACGATCCCGTCCTTCGCGATGATGAACCAGGGCTCGTTCGTCTTGGCCCTCCTGGGACTGGGCATGGGCATCATCCCCTACGCCCTCTGCCAGGCCGGAACCTACGGGGCAATGCTTGAGTTCTACCCCACCCGCGTCCGCCACACCGGCGTCGCGTTCGGCCACAGCGTTGGAGCGGTCATCGGCGGTGGCGCCGGGCCCTACCTCGCCACCTGGCTTATTGACCTGACCGGCAACACCTTCGTGCCCGCCTTCATCCTCGTCGGCGCAGGCGCCCTCGGACTGCTGGTTGTCGGCCTCACCGTGCGGGCCAACTCCGACCCCTCCTCGCACCTCTACCGTTAG